A stretch of Helicobacter pylori DNA encodes these proteins:
- a CDS encoding flagellar basal body P-ring protein FlgI: MKRVFLWLIFVLAFHKLLAEKIGDIASVVGVRDNQLIGYGLVIGLNGTGDKSGSKFTMQSISNMLESVNVKISADDIKSKNVAAVMITASLPPFARQGDKIDIHISSIGDAKSIQGGTLVMTPLNAVDGNIYALAQGAITSGNSNNLLSANIINGATIEREVSYDLFHKNAMTLSLKNPNFKNAIQVQNTLNKVFGNKVAIALDPKTIQITRPERLSMVEFLALVQEIPINYSAKNKIIVDEKSGTIVSGVDIIVHPIVVTSQDITLKITKEPLNDSKNTQDLDNNMSLDTAHNTLSSNGKNITIAGVVKALQKIGVSAKGMVSILQALKKSGAISAEMEIL; encoded by the coding sequence TTTTGGCCGAAAAAATAGGCGATATAGCGAGCGTGGTGGGCGTAAGGGATAACCAGCTGATTGGCTATGGGCTTGTGATTGGCTTAAATGGCACAGGGGATAAATCCGGCTCAAAATTCACCATGCAATCCATTTCTAACATGCTAGAGAGCGTGAATGTCAAGATCTCTGCAGATGATATTAAATCTAAAAATGTCGCTGCCGTGATGATTACAGCCTCCTTGCCCCCCTTTGCAAGACAGGGCGATAAAATTGATATTCACATTTCTTCTATTGGGGATGCAAAATCCATTCAAGGAGGGACTTTGGTGATGACCCCTTTAAATGCGGTGGATGGGAATATTTACGCCCTCGCTCAAGGGGCTATCACTTCGGGCAATTCTAATAACTTGCTCTCAGCCAATATCATCAACGGGGCGACTATTGAAAGGGAGGTTTCGTATGATTTGTTCCATAAAAACGCCATGACTTTAAGCCTGAAAAACCCCAATTTTAAAAACGCTATCCAAGTGCAAAACACTTTAAATAAGGTGTTTGGCAATAAAGTAGCCATAGCGCTAGATCCAAAAACCATTCAAATCACCCGCCCAGAGCGTCTTTCTATGGTAGAGTTTTTAGCCTTAGTGCAAGAAATCCCTATTAATTACAGCGCGAAAAATAAGATCATTGTAGATGAAAAATCAGGCACGATCGTTTCAGGAGTGGATATAATAGTGCATCCTATAGTGGTTACAAGCCAAGACATCACGCTTAAGATCACTAAAGAGCCTTTAAATGACTCTAAAAACACGCAGGATTTAGACAATAACATGTCCTTAGACACCGCTCATAACACGCTGAGCTCTAACGGGAAAAACATCACCATTGCCGGGGTGGTAAAAGCCTTACAAAAAATTGGCGTGAGCGCTAAAGGGATGGTTTCAATCTTGCAGGCCCTAAAAAAAAGCGGCGCGATTAGCGCTGAAATGGAGATATTATGA